Proteins found in one Neomonachus schauinslandi chromosome 1, ASM220157v2, whole genome shotgun sequence genomic segment:
- the RAB11B gene encoding ras-related protein Rab-11B, with protein sequence MGTRDDEYDYLFKVVLIGDSGVGKSNLLSRFTRNEFNLESKSTIGVEFATRSIQVDGKTIKAQIWDTAGQERYRAITSAYYRGAVGALLVYDIAKHLTYENVERWLKELRDHADSNIVIMLVGNKSDLRHLRAVPTDEARAFAEKNNLSFIETSALDSTNVEEAFKNILTEIYRIVSQKQIADRAAHDESPGNNVVDISVPPTTDGQKPNKLQCCQNL encoded by the exons ATGGGGACCAGGGACGACGAGTACGACTATCTATTCAAAG TGGTGCTCATTGGGGACTCGGGCGTGGGGAAGAGCAACCTGCTATCACGCTTCACCCGCAACGAGTTCAACCTGGAGAGCAAGAGCACCATCGGCGTGGAGTTTGCCACCCGCAGCATCCAGGTGGACGGCAAGACCATCAAGGCGCAGATCTGGGACACCGCCGGCCAGGAGCGCTACCGAGCCATCACCTCGGC GTACTACCGCGGCGCCGTGGGCGCGCTGCTCGTGTATGACATCGCCAAGCACCTGACCTACGAGAACGTGGAACGCTGGCTGAAGGAGCTGCGGGACCACGCCGACAGCAACATCGTCATCATGCTGGTGGGCAACAAGAGTGACCTGCGCCACCTGCGGGCCGTGCCCACTGACGAGGCTCGTGCCTTTGCAG AGAAGAACAACTTGTCTTTCATTGAGACCTCAGCCTTGGATTCCACCAACGTCGAGGAAGCTTTCAAGAACATCCTCACAG AGATCTACCGCATCGTGTCACAGAAGCAGATCGCAGACCGCGCAGCCCATGATGAGTCCCCCGGCAACAACGTGGTGGACATCAGCGTGCCGCCCACCACCGACGGACAGAAACCCAACAAGCTGCAGTGCTGCC